A DNA window from Paramormyrops kingsleyae isolate MSU_618 chromosome 10, PKINGS_0.4, whole genome shotgun sequence contains the following coding sequences:
- the hdx gene encoding highly divergent homeobox, which translates to MMESAALAPDEELGKMDTTKLEPLPGQSRPGGLAPHSLTFREEGSHLMHSYMTPGSKESWQEKRLVQTMNLRSVFTAEQQRILERYYENGMTNQSKSCFQLILQCAQETKLDFSVVRTWVGNKRRKLASKVDQNGGVASHGTVGSCGGAVPAASGAQLTPEMGGPHAAQRGTHLLMTPAASPATTSSSSPSSCSSHGSGMGNGNGSNSDVIVTGIYSLARPLGLSRTEPSPQAKVDPPTPAHPRPPQQIDGVALNVRPSALPRRVPQPSGACGPSIQVRKPFPAGDAVAVHRTWARQYNPPQPWPFLSHPQPAGSSSNASPHTQPCTPESGVRVQQVFSLATLSEGHHRGAPESGPPKGPSKTRPPDGSGCFSIAMETADADDEYAREEELASMGAQLQTCSAVGGSGSTVNYGATAYPRMDNPGTPPTGRNPAAVKMLGSDPFGAKGYQSQPMSSHCPPRLSFFLSNTGARGSYPVGIHQQGSPKSVSNLQVSGNLSAPWITSNSRKRTLQDRTQFSDRDVHTLKRYWDNGMTSLGSVCREKISAAATELSVDSEIIKTWIGNRRRKYRLMGIEIPTPTSGPAVFTKQSSMESPRSMTPEDDDVSVPEPGEDGESNDVVSICLSEDGASDTLQREDEDMDGEGSSALADNVKIEIIDDEDEEEDNDDEVIGPDVDLVHSQLEFKQEEVRYLESELENQKQKYYKLQMFTKNLLSAVKNMDQEKQQELLASLPQEVEEDWELGSEPCADSVAASVSNSNSSVSEAVPLLAEVAP; encoded by the exons ATGATGGAATCGGCAGCCCTCGCACCAGATGAAGAGTTAGGCAAAATGGACACCACAAAACTGGAGCCCCTCCCGGGACAGTCTCGCCCTGGGGGGCTCGCCCCACACAGCCTGACCTTTCGTGAAGAGGGGAGTCACCTAATGCACTCTTACATGACCCCAGGGAGTAAGGAGTCTTGGCAGGAGAAGAGGCTTGTCCAAACT ATGAACCTGCGCTCTGTCTTTACGGCCGAGCAGCAGCGAATCCTGGAGCGCTACTATGAGAACGggatgaccaatcagagcaaGAGCTGCTTCCAGCTCATTCTGCAGTGTGCCCAGGAAACCAAGCTGGACTTCAGCGTGGTCAGG ACGTGGGTTGGGAACAAAAGGCGGAAGCTGGCGTCCAAGGTGGACCAGAATGGGGGTGTCGCCAGCCATGGGACGGTGGGGAGCTGCGGCGGTGCGGTGCCAGCGGCGTCCGGGGCCCAGCTGACGCCGGAGATGGGGGGTCCTCACGCCGCCCAGCGAGGGACGCATCTCCTGATGACACCGGCGGCGTCTCCGGCAACCACGTCGTCTTCCTCACCCTCCTCTTGCTCTTCACATGGCAGCGGCATGGGAAACGGCAACGGCAGCAACAGCGATGTGATCGTGACGGGGATCTACTCGCTGGCCCGCCCCCTTGGCTTGAGCCGCACAGAACCCTCGCCCCAGGCCAAGGTGGATCCCCCCACGCCGGCTCACCCCCGCCCTCCCCAGCAGATTGACGGCGTGGCGCTCAACGTGAGGCCGTCGGCTCTCCCTCGCAGGGTGCCCCAGCCCAGCGGCGCCTGCGGCCCATCGATCCAGGTCCGGAAGCCGTTCCCTGCAGGCGACGCTGTGGCCGTGCATCGTACCTGGGCCAGGCAGTACAACCCACCCCAACCCTGGCCCTTCCTCTCGCACCCTCAGCCTGCCGGCTCGTCGTCGAACGCGTCACCGCACACCCAGCCCTGCACACCGGAGTCAGGTGTCAGGGTCCAGCAGGTCTTCTCCCTGGCCACACTGAGCGAAGGACACCACAGGGGGGCGCCAGAGAGTGGGCCGCCCAAGGGGCCGTCGAAGACGCGCCCTCCTGACGGCTCGGGCTGCTTTTCCATTGCCATGGAAACGGCGGATGCTGATGACGAGTACGCCCGTGAGGAGGAGCTGGCCAGCATGGGGGCACAGCTGCAGACATGTTCGGCAGTGGGAGGCAGCGGCAGCACTGTGAACTATGGGGCCACAGCATATCCGCGAATGGACAATCCCGGGACGCCACCTACTGGGAGGAATCCAGCCGCTGTCAAGATGCTTGGTTCTGACCCTTTCGGGGCGAAAGGTTATCAGAGCCAACCTATGTCGTCTCACTGTCCTCCAAGATTGAGCTTCTTCCTTAGCAACACAGGTGCTAGAGGCAGCTACCCTGTCGGGATTCACCAGCAGGGGTCGCCAAAGAGCGTGTCCAACCTCCAG GTGTCGGGTAACTTGTCTGCTCCCTGGATTACCAGCAACTCTCGCAAACGGACA CTGCAGGACAGGACGCAGTTCAGTGACAGGGATGTGCACACTCTGAAGAGGTACTGGGACAATGGCATGACCAGCCTGGGCTCCGTGTGTCGCGAGAAGATCTCCGCAGCGGCCACGGAACTCAGCGTCGACAGTGAGATCATCAAG ACATGGATTGGAAATCGACGTAGGAAGTATCGCCTGATGGGTATTGAGATCCCGACCCCCACGAGCGGCCCCGCCGTTTTCACGAAGCAGTCGAGCATGGAGTCACCCCGCTCCATGACCCCCGAGGATGACGATGTCAGCGTCCCTGAGCCGGGGGAGGACGGCGAAAGCAACGATGTGgtctccatctgtctgtctgagg ATGGTGCAAGTGACACTCTCCAAAGAGAAGATGAAGACATGGATGGGGAGGGCAGCTCCGCCCTGGCCGACAACGTG AAAATCGAAATAATCGATGacgaggatgaggaggaagatAACGACGATGAAGTGATTGGTCCAGACGTGGACCTGGTGCACAGCCAGCTGGAATTCAAG CAAGAAGAAGTCCGGTATCTCGAAAGCGAGCTAGAGAACCAAAAACAGAAGTATTACAAGCTACAGATGTTCACGAAGAACCTGCTGAGCGCCGTGAAGAACATGGACCAGGAGAAACAGCAG GAGCTGTTGGCCAGTCTACCTCAAGAAGTGGAAGAAGACTGGGAGCTGGGCTCAGAGCCGTGTGCCGATTCTGTCGCCGCCTCCGTTTCCAACAGCAACTCCTCTGTATCAGAGGCAGTACCGCTGCTAGCCGAAGTGGCCC